A window of Candidatus Hydrogenedentota bacterium genomic DNA:
TGCGCCCGCGCAGTGGTGTGCTTGATGGAAGATTCCTTTTCCGCTGTCTGCAGGCCAAGCCCATCCGTGTGCAACTTGAGTTGGCGGCGAATGGGGTTACACGTTTCGGGATTCCAAAGAACGCCATCGGCTTGATGGTCCTGCCTGTGCCGTCAGTTGAGATGCAACATGCGATTGCGGATTATCTGGACCGGGAGACGGGGCGGCTGGATGCGTTGGTGGCGGCGAAGGAACGGGTGCTCGAACTGTTGGCGGAGAAACGCCGCGCGCTCATCACCCGCGCCGTCACCCGCGGCCTGAACCCCAACGCCCCCCTTCGCGATTCCGGCCTCCCCTGGCTCGGACAAATCCCGAAGCATTGGGAAACAAAACGTGCGAAGTGGCTCTTCACTGAACGCGATGAACGCTCGGAAACCGGCGACGAGGAATTACTTTCGTTGAGGATGGAACTCGGATTGGTTCCACATAATGATGTGTCCGAGAAGACAACGCGTTCCGAAGAACTTATTGGATACAAGAAGTGCTCTACCCGTGAGATCGTGATCAACCGAATGCGCGCCAGCAGCGGCCTTGTAGCGATAGCCCCTCAAGATGGTCTGGTGAGTCCCGACTATGCCGTATTCAAGGTATCAGAAGATGCATACCCTGAATACTTCACGCTTCTTTTCAAGACATCATTGCTACAAACCGTTTTTCGTACTGCGTCAAAAGGACTTGGAACAGGAAGCTCTGGTTTCTTGCGGCTATATTCGGAAGATTTTCTCGGATTCTGGTTGCCTGCGCCTCCGAAGCAAGACCAGGAAGCCATCGTCGCGCACATCGAGCGCGAGACCGGCAAGCTGGACGCGTTGCGTTCCGCCACGGAACGGACGGTAGCGTTGTTGAAGGAGCGACGTGCGGCGCTGATCGCGGCGGCGGTGACGGGGCAGATAGATTCGGCGGATTCAGGTAAGTTGATGTAAACTAAACAATCTGCGAGATAGTATTCCCGCCTTGGCATGGAGCCGGGGCAGAAGAAAAATGAACATGGTGTGATGGAACAGAATCGAGTCAACATAGCGGCGCGGATGCTTCGCTGGGCGCGTGAGCGCTCGGGAAGGCCGGACACGTATTTCGCCGAGCATTTCCCGAAGTTCGACGCGTGGGAACGCGGCGAGACGCTTCCGACGTTGAAGCAGGTGGAGGCGCTCGCCAAGGCGACCTATACGCCGGTTGGTTATCTGTTTCTGTCTGCCCCGCCGGAGGAGGCATTGCCGATTCCGGATTTCCGGACCTTGGGCGACCGGCCCATGGCGCAGCCCAGCCCACACCTGCTGGAAACGGTGTACGCCTGCCAGCAACGTCAGGCGTGGTACCAGGAATTCGCGCGGGTCACGGGCGAAGCGCCGCGCGCCTTTGTGGGGTCCGTCAGCACCGCCGATTCCGTGGAATCCGTGGCAAACGCCATGCGGACCGCGCTGGGATTTGATCTGGAGGCGCGGCGGTCCTGTCCGACCTGGACGGACGCCTTGCGCCGTTTCATCGAACAGGCGGACGAACTGGGCGTGCTCGTGATGTGCAGCGGCGTAGTCCGCAACAATACGCACCGCCCGCTCGATCCGGAAGAGTTCCGGGGCTTTGCGCTGGCCGATCCGTTGGCGCCGCTGGTCTTTATCAATGGAAAAGACACCAAGGCGGCGCAGATGTTCACGCTTGCGCATGAACTGGCGCACATCTGGATTGGCCAATCCGCTTTGTCGGACGCGGGGGCGTATGCCGTTCCCGATCATGCGGTGGAAGCGTGGTGCAACCGCGTCGCGGCGGAATTGCTCGCGCCCCTGCAATTGGTTCGTGACGAATTCCGCCGGGATGAGGAACTCGACGCCGAGGTCAGGCGCTTGGCGCGCCGTTTCAAGGTGAGCACGCTGGTCGTCCTGCGGCGGGTTTTCGATGCCGGAGGAATCACGCGCCCCGAGTTCCAGGAGGCATATAGCGAGGAGATCGCGCGGCTGCGCGCCGTCATGTCGAAGAGCAGCGGCGGCGGCGATTTCTACCTCACACAGGCGGCCCGGGTCAGCAAACGCTTTGCCCGCGCGCTCGTCGTGAGCACGCTGGAAGGCCACACGCTGTATCGCGACGCGTTTCAAATGCTGGGCGTGGCGAAGGTGGAGACGTTTAACGAGATGGGCCGCAACGTGGGGGTATACGCCTGATGGCTTACCTCCTTGATGCCAACGTATTCATCCAGGCGAAGAATCTGCATTACGGTCTCGATTTCTGTCCGGCGTTTTGGGAATGGCTCGAAGTGGAGAACCGGAACGGCAATGTGTTCAGCATCGAAAAAGTAGGCGACGAGATTGAGGCAGGCGAGGACGAATTGGCCGAATGGGCAACTCTGCACGGCGTGGAATTCTTCTTGCCTGCCGATGCGGCGCTTCTGACAACCCTTGGCCGCGTGAGCAACTGGGTTACCCAGCAGCACTACGATCCCGCTGCCGTAAACACGTTCTTGCAGGTGGCCGATTACTACCTCGTGGCCCATGCGCTGGCGCACGGGCATACGGTGGTAACGCATGAGGTTCCTTCGCCATCAGCGCGCAAGGTGAAGATTCCGAACGTATGCATCGGCCTGGGCGTTCGCTGCATCACTCCTTTCGAGATGCTTCGCATCGAGCGCGCTCGTTTCCTACTCGAACGGCGCACGGGAAACGCACAGATGCTTCTGAGCGGAGCCACTTCATGAGCCAAACCAGCGAGAAAGCGTTCGAGACGGTCATCGAGTCATGCTTGTTGTCGCATGGCTACGTCAGTGTGCCGCCGGAAGGCTTTGACAGGGAGCGAGCGATATTTCCCGAGACGGCCTTGACATTCATCCGGGAAACGCAGCCAAGGGAATGGGCGAAGCTGGAGGCATTGCACGGGGCGGCCACCGGGGAACAGGTGCTTGCGGACCTGTGCAAGTGGATGGACACGAATGGGTCGTTGGCCACGCTGCGGCACGGGTTCAAGTGCTATGGGCGGACGTTGCGCGTTGCATTTTTTAAAGCCGCGCATGAACTGAACCCGGAGTTGGAGGAACGGTATGCCGCGAACCGGGTTGGGATTACTAGGCAGTTGCGTTTCTCGCCGCGCTCCGAGCACTCCCTCGACGTCGCCCTGAGCTTGAACGGCATTCCAATCGCCACGGCGGAACTGAAGAACCCGCTCACGGGGCAGACCGTAGAAAACGCCCTGTGGCAGTACCGGCATGACCGCGATCCGCGCGAGCCGATTTTCGAGTTTAGGCGGCGGACGCTGGTGCATTTCGCGGTGGACACCGAGGCCGTGTTCATGACCACGCGCTTGGCCGGAACCGCGACGCACTTTTTGCCCTTCAACAAGGGGTGTGATGGCGGCGCGGGTAACCCGCCCGACCCCAACGGCCGCACTTACCGCACGGGATACTTGTGGGAAGAGGTCCTCCAGCGCGACAGCTTGCTGGACATGCTGGCCCGATTTCTTCACCTGCAAGTCGAGGAAAAGCGGACCGACGATGGGCGGAAGGTCAAGAAAGAGACCATGATCTTCCCGCGATACCACCAGCTTCAGGCGGTACGAACACTGGTGGATGCGGCGCGGCGTGAGGGCGTGGGCAACAATTACCTCATAGAGCATTCCGCGGGCAGCGGGAAGAGCAATACTATCGGCTGGGTCGCCCATCGGCTGGCGTCGTTGCATGACGCCGGGAACCATCGCGTATTTGATTCGGTGATAGTCATCACCGACCGGGTCGTCCTGGACAAGCAATTGCAGGACACGATCTACCAGTTTGAGCACAAGAGGGGCGTGGTACAGAAGATTGATGAACGGTCACGCCAACTGGCCGAAGCGCTGGAAAACGCCGTGCCCGTTATCATCACGACGTTGCAGAAGTTTCCGTTTGTTTCACGCCAATTGCTCAAGATGGCCGAGGAACGGGGCGAGGATGGCACGGGCGCGCTGCCGACGCGGCGTTGCGCTGTGATCATCGACGAGGCGCACAGCTCGCAGGGCGGCGAATCCGCGACCGACCTCAAGGAAGTCTTGGGCGGCGAAGCCCTGCGCGAGGCGGCCAAACGCAAGGCCGCTGAAGAGGGACAGGAGCATTTGGAGAAGCTGTTCCGCAGCATGGCCAAGCGCGGGCGTCAGGCCAATATCAGCTTCTTCGCGTTTACGGCAACGCCCAAGCACAAGACCTTGGCCGTGTTCGGGCGACACGGAACCCCCTTCCATCGCTACACGATGCGGCAGGCCATCAAAGAGGGCTTCATCCTTGACGTGCTGAAAAACTACACCTCGTACGCGACCTACTTCAGGCTGCTGAAGGCATGCGAAGATGATCCGAATGTCGAACGCAAGAAGGCGGCCAAGGCGCTGGCGCGGTTTCTTAAACTGCACCCCCACAACATCGCGCAAAAAACCGAAGTCATGGTGGAGCACTTCCATGCCGTGACGCGCCACAAAATCGGCGGCAGGGCAAAGGCGATGGTGGTGACGGGATCGCGCTTGGAAGCGGTGCGCTACAAGCAATCCTTTGACCACTATATCCGGCAGAGAGCCTATCCCATCAAGACGCTGGTGGCCTTTTCCGGAGCCGTCCAGGACGACAAACTGCCCGATGTCACGTATACGGAAGCAGGGATGAATGACGGAATCAGGGAAAAGGAACTTCCGGAGAGGTTCGGCACGGCCGAGTATCAGGTCCTCTTAGTTGCCGAAAAGTACCAGACCGGGTTCGATCAGCCCTTATTGCACACGATGTACGTGGACAAACGCCTTGCAGGACTCCAGGCGGTGCAGACGTTGTCACGGCTGAACCGGACTCATCCGCTAAAGGAAGATACATTCATCCTCGATTTCGTAAACGACCCCGAAGAGATCCGCGAGGCGTTCAAGGTCTATTATGAAGGCGCGGAGATGGGCGAGCAGGTAGACCCGGCGCGAATGTACCAAATCAAGGGAGAACTGGATGCTTCCGGCATCTATCTTGCCGAGGAGGTCCAGCGATTTTGCGGGATATACTTCAAACCCAGGCAGCGCCAAAGCCCCGCCGACCACGAGGCGATGAATGCGGCGCTCGATCCGGCCGTCGAACGGTTCCAGCATCTGCAGCAAGAGGACGAGGATGAGGCGGAACTCTGGCGCGGTAAAACGCAAGCATTCCGGAACCTCTACGGTTTTCTGAGCCAGGTCATTCCGTATCAGGACTCTGACCTTGAACGACTCTATGTGTTCCTCCGGCACCTTGCGGCAAAACTGCCGCGACGCGCCACGGGACCAGGCTATGACTTCGACGACGAAGTACGGCTGGAATACTACCGGCTTCAGAAGATCAGCGAAGGCTCTATCAGTCTCAAGGACGGCATCGCGAAACCGCTGGACGGCCCGACCGAAGTGGGTAGTGGAATGGTGCGTGAAGAGGCGGTCCCCTTGTCGCGCCTGATTGATATTGTCAACGAACGGTTTGGCACCGATTTCAATCAAGCGGATCAGTTATTCTTTGACCAAATCGTCGAGGCCGCGATTGCCGATGAGGCGCTCAAGCAGGCGGCGGCGGTGAACCCCGGCGACAAGTTTGAACTGGTGTTCAAGAACCTGCTCGAAACCCTGTTCGTGGAACGCATGGACCAGAACGAAGACATCTTCGCGCGCTTCATGAACGACAAGTCATTCCAACGCGTGGTTACGGGCTGGCTTTCCACGGAGGCTTACAAACGACTGCGTGCCGCAAAGGCCATGTCCGAGACGCAATGAATTCGATCCTCCGTGACGCTGATATTGACGATTCTGAAACGCTGCGGGAATATGGGTCGTTTGAAAAGGGTTAACGAACAGTGTAGAATTAAGATGCGTGAAAGGTTGATTTGCATGTTTTCGCGATTGAACAGAGTATTGTTTTCGGGCCTGAGCATATTGGCCGTCGTTCTCACGATGGTCATGGGTGTGTCAGGTACCGTGCTCTGTATCGCGCGCGACCACACCGCAATAGAGTTGGCGCAGGCTGGAGATTGCACATCCTGTCCGGACCTGCCTGCGGGTAGAACGGAATCACCAGCCGACAGGAACGCCGATTCCGCCGGATGTGGTTCGTGTCTGGATATCCCCCTCAGTGGGACGATGGTGTCTTCGGCAACACCAGCAAGGCACTCCGGCACGTTCAAGGTTTTGACCTCGGTCCTACCAGCGAACATAGGCTCGACAGTCGCGTCGGACCTCCTTCCCGCAGTTTCTTTTCAGTCGGGTGGACACGCCGATAACACATTGATCGCGGTATCCACTACCATCCTCCGGATCTGATTTCTCCTTCTCCCCTCCCCGCACGCTAGCCGTGCATCTGTCAGAAATCCTGTTTCCCGACTCACGTTTATGTCATGGCGGCAGCATTCTCTGGCATCGTTTTACCATCAATTCACGCCTGTCAACCAGGCACATCGACAACGAATTTTTGGAGACAAGGAGAAGAGCCATGAAACATCCATCCCTCACAGAAAGAAAAGGCGTCGGATGGGCGATGAGTTCGCTCGCCGCCGCTCTGATCGGCGCTCTGCTATCATTCTCGCCGACTACCGCCTCAGCCAGTTCTGCAAGTAGTGACTGCGTCTTGTCCGCGTTCGCCATGACGTTTGTATCCAGCAATGTCTCCGTCCCGGAGTGCGCTCATTCGGGACACGAGGCCGTTCGCGAAGTCTATCGTCGAGAGGCACAAACCCTGACGGCAACAGCCGATGCGGAGATCAAGCGACAGAGAGCATCCATCGAGTTTGCGCTCGACCAGATTCAGGCATCCGCGACCCGTATCGCACAGCAGTCCCCGCAGGAAACAGACACGAAGAACAGTGTGGCGCTGTGGCGTTTGAAGGATGAAGCGAAATCTCTCAAAGCTCAGCTCCCACGGCAAGCGCGTGCGTTACGCGATCAGTGGGACGCAGCCATCAAGGGTGCTATGGCGCAAGCACTGTATGCTTTGCAGGAGACCGAGTCACAGCACAGCGAATCAGACAGCCAGAGGACCAAACACGGCAAGGAAGTGAAGAGAACACTTAATAGGCAACGCAAGGAGACCTTGTCGTTCTTGGATGACATGTGGAAAGACAATGCCTCACAAACCCGTACGCGAATCGCACAGGCCATAGAGAGTCTGGACAAGGCAATTGCGCTGGAACAGGCTGAAGAAAGAGGTCCGGTCGTCGGGTATAGGCTCGTTAGTCGTCACAAAGGCCATGTCCACCGCGAACCTATCTACCAGAATGAACAACGCAAACCTTAAGAAAGGAACAAGCGACATGCTTCGCAGATACGTTTTATCACGCATTTCGTTCGCATACCTAGCCATAGGCGTGGCGAGCATGAGTACGGTTTTGCCGGCCTTGAGCGAAGAAACGGACGCCGCAGTCACCGACTCAGCCTCCACCGCACCGGTGGATATGCGTATCGGCGTTCTAACCTTGGCCGATGCGATTGCCTTGACACTGGAGCGGAATCCGAATCTGGCCGCCTTTTCCTGGGACATCCGTGCCGCGGAAGCCCGGCAGCTTCAAGCCCGGCTTCGTCCGAATCCCGAGTTGACGATTGAGGCCGAAGACGTCCGCTTGGGGCGTGGTCCGGGAACGCGTACCGTACGCCGCACCACTGGTTGGTCCGCCAATGGTCTGACCACGCAGATGGACCGGGAATCCGAAAGCGGGGCTCGAGGCGGATTCTCGGAGGCGCAGTTCACCGTTTCGCTCTCACAACTCATAGAACTGGGCGGCAAGCGCGCCAAACGAATGCATCTGGCCGCCCGCGACCGAGACGTGGTCGCCTGGGACTATGAAGTGGCGCGGGCCGACATACTCAAGAAGGTGGCCCAGGGGTTTGTAGAAGTCCTCGTTGCGCAGCAACGTGTGGCGTTGGACGACGAACTGGTCCAGCTTGCGGAACAAGTCCTGCAGACCGTATCGGCGCGAGTCAATGCGGGACGCGTCTCGCCATTGGAGGCAACGAAGGCCGAGACGGCGCTGTCGGTGGCGCGCGTACAGGCTGAGAGCTCTAAACGCGGGCTCGATTCCGCGCGAGCCCGGCTCGCGGCGCTATGGGGAGACAAAGAGGCAAATTTCGAGCGCGCCGAAGGTGACCTGGATATCGTTCGTACTATTCCCATGTTGGATGACTTGGTCAAGCGAACGGACAAGAACCCCGACTTGGCCCGTTGGCGCGCGGAACTCGAGAAACGGCAGACGGCTATTTCGGTCGAGAGGTCCAAGGCGGTTCCCGACCTTACGGTGTACGCCGGTTTCCGTTCGACGGGCATGCCGGATTCAGATGTTCGCGGATTTGGCTTCGGTTCGGATGGACTCTCCCGCTCAAGTGAAAGCAGCCGCTCAGATGGCAACTGGGACAACTCGGTAGTGTTGGGATTCTCCGTGCCGCTTCCACTTTTCAACCGCAATCAAGGGTCCATCAAGGAGGCCGAGCATTTGATGGCAAAGGCTGGCGAGGAAAGGCGGGCCACGGATGTTCAGGTCCATGCGACCCTCACGGAGTCGTATCAGAGTCTTTCCGCTGCTCGCACGGCCATCACGTCGCTCAACGAGAGCATCCTGCCCGCGGCCACGCAGACGTTTGCATCCATCAATGAAGCCTACCTTCAGGGCAAGTTTGGATATCTAGACGTTCTGGACGCCCAACGAACCCTGTTTCAAGCAAGGCAACAGTATCTGGATGCCTTGGCAACATACCACCAGAGCGCCGCCGAGATTGAGCGTATCACCGGTGATCCCTTGTGGAGCAATGAAGAACTGAAGTCACCCCAAAAAGAGGAGAAGTAACCATGCGATACAAGATTGGATTTGCCCTTCTTGCGGCAGTAGTCCTTGTGGGAAGCATGACCGTCTGGTTGTACGAAGGCCACGTCGCTGCTTCAGCGAAACCCCACGCCGATGAAATCCAACCTGTCCCCCAAGCGGCGGATAAAGCCGAAGGAGGTCATTCCGCCGAGGATGGCCACAACCATGGCGCACAGGAGGCCGATAAGGCCAAGGAGGGTCACTCCGCCGAGGACGGCCACAATCATGCTTCACCGGACGCTGACAAAACCGAAGATGGCCACTCCGCAGACGACGGCCACAACCACGGCTCGAAGGGCCCAATGTGTGAGGAGCACGGAGTCCCGGAAGCAGAATGCAAGCTCTGTAACAAGGGCCACGGCGAGGAGACGGACAAGGCCGAAGGGGGCCACTCCGCAGACGATGGCCACGGCCACGGTGAGGAGGCGGATATAGCCGTTCTCTCCGAAGAACAAATCAAGGCCAACAACGTCCAAGTCGTTGAAGCAGGACCGGGAGAGATTTCGGTTCAGTTGGCCTTGCCCGGTGAAGTGAGGCTCAACGCTGATCGCGTTGCGCATGTGGTTCCGCGCGTGGCGGGCGTTGTTCGGGAATCCCTGGCAACTGTTGGCGATGAGGTGAAAGCGGGCCAAGTCATGGCGGTACTGGAGAGTCGTGAACTGGCCACGATTAAGGCCGAATACCTTTCCGCCAAAGAGCGCGAGTCTCTGGCCAGGGCAACCTTCGAGCGAGAAAAAGGCCTTTGGGAAAAGAAGATTTCCGCCGAACAGGACTATCTGTCCGCGAAGCAGGCCATGGCGGAAGCAGCCATTAGCGTGAGGAGCGCCGAACAACAATTGCACGCCGTGGGCTTCTCGGAAGAGTATCTAAAAGGGATTCCGGGCCAATCACACATTTCCTACACCCGGTACGAAATCACCGCGCCATTTGATGGTTCTGTGATTGAGAAGCATATCACGCTCGGTGAATCGCTCAAGGACGACGGACCCTGCTTCACGATAGCGGACTTGACTACCGTTTGGGTAAATCTCAGCGTGTACCAGAAGGATATCCCTTCCATTCGGAAGGGCCAGCAGGTACTCATAAGCGCGGGGGAAAATCCATCCGACGGGGTCGACGCTACCGTTGACTACATGGGTCCGATTGTGGGCGAAGAGACCCGCACTGCCATTGCGCGCGTTGTGCTTCCGAATGAGACGAGCCAATGGCGGCCCGGACAATTCGTGACTGGGTTTGTGTCCACCAAAACGACAAAGACTGTTCCCGTCGTGGCGCCGAAGACCGCCTTGCAGACATTCGAAGGAGCCACGTGTGTCTTCGTCCAAACCGACAAGGGGTTCGTGCCCGCGCCTGTGACCGTGGGAAGCAGTAACGACACGCATGTCGAAATCGTGAAAGGCCTGGAGCAAGGGGCGCGTATCGTGGTGGAGGGCGCCTTCGTCATCAAAGCGGAGATCGCCAAGGGAATCATGGAAGGCAAAACGTGCAGCGGCCACTAGAAAAACGAAGACTCTCACCAGGAGACATCTATTCATGCTTAGTCATGTGATCAAATTGAGCATTCAGCATCGCTGGTTGGTGCTGATACTGACAGCGGGCGCGGCCGTGCTTGGATTCTTTTCCCTTTTGCGACTGCCCATTGATGCCGTGCCAGACATCAGCAACAAGATAGTCCAGATAACCACGCTCTACCCGGCGTTATCGCCGGGCGAGGTCGAAAAACAGATTGCCTTCCCCATCGAAACCGCGCTGGCCGGCATTCCCGGCCTCCGGTCAACGCGCTCGCTGACGCGCAATGGGTTCTCGCAAGTCGAAGCCATCTTCGAAGATGAGGTGGATATCTACTTTGCCCGTCAGCAGGTCATGGAGCGTCTGGCCGAAGCGCGCGAGAGCCTGCCTTCCGGCGCCGAGCCACGCATGGGACCCATCACCACGGGTCTCGGGGAAGTCTACGTCTATGTCATCGAGTATGAGCATCCCGACGGCAAGGGCAGCGCCATCACGGACGGTCCGTCGGGCTGGCAGAGCGACGGTTCCTATCTGACGCCCGAAGGCGAACGCCTCAAGACGGAGGTTGAACTGGCGGCCTATCTGCGCACACTGCAGGACTGGTTGGTTAAGCCGCAACTCCGGACCGTCAAGGATGTGGCCGGCGTAGATACTATCGGCGGCTATGAGAAACAGTATCTCGTGCAACCCGACCCGATGAAGCTGGTCTCCTATGGACTCACGATGAGTGACCTTGTCGAAGCCCTGGAACGCAACAACGCCAGTACCGGGGCGGGTTTCATCGAGCACCAGGGCGAGGCCCTCAACGTGCGCGCCGACGGGCGCGTACGCACTTCCGACGACATCGGGGCCATCGTGCTGGGATCGAAGGACGGTACGCCGTTTTACGTGCGGGACGTGGCTTCCGTGGGCATGGGCAAGGAACTGCGCACAGGCGCTGCCAGCCAGAACGGGCGGGAAGTAGTGGTCGGAACCGTGCTGATGCTGCTCGGCGGCAATAGCCGCACGGTAGCGGCCAGTGTGACCGAAAAAGTCAACGGTATCCAGTCGAGTCTGCCGCCGGACATCCGGTTGCGCCCGGTGTTGGTACGCACGGAACTCGTGGACAAAACGATCAATACGGTTGGACACAGTCTGTCCATGGGGGCCATTCTGGTCATTGTTGTGCTACTCGCGCTACTGGGCAACGTGCGTGCGGCCATCATAACGGCTATGGCCATTCCGCTGGCCATGCTCATGACCGCTTTCGGCATGACACGGCTGGGGATTAGCGGTAACCTGATGAGCTTGGGCGCCATAGACTTCGGCCTGATCGTCGATGGCGCCGTGATCATTGTCGAGAACTGCCTCCGCATGATGGCGGAAAAGCAACGCGATCTTGGACGCACGCTAACCCGCAAGGAACGGCTTCACGAGGTCTTCACCGCCACCAAGCAAATGATTCAGCCCTCCGTGGCCGGCCAGGCGATCATCATCACGGTGTATTTGCCAATCTTGGCGCTCACGGGCGTCGAGGGCAAGATGTTCCACCCGATGGCGCTAACGGTCATCTGTGCGTTGGTGGGCGCCTTTGTTCTTTCGCTGACCTTTGTGCCGGCCATGGTCGCCATTTTCATCACCGGCCAGGTCAAAGAGAAGGAAAGCTGGATCGTTTCGGGACTCAAGTGGCTGTACGCCCCCGCGCTCCGTTGGACGCTCAAGTTGCGTTGGGCCGTTATGCTGGCGTCTGTCATCATCTTTGCGGGGTCGCTGATGCTCTTCACGCGGCTGGGCCAGGAGTTCGTGCCCAAGCTCGACGAGGGCAACATGAGCCTTCAATCGCTGCGCATCCCGAGCACGTCGCTCACCCAGTCGCAGGCGATGCAGTTCAATGTGGAGAAAGCTGTCTCCGCGTTGCCCGAAGTCGCCCTGATGTATTCCAAGACCGGCACCGCGGAAGTGGCCTTCGACCCCATGCCGCCAAACATCTCCGACGGATACGTGATCCTCAAGCCGCGCGAGCAGTGGCCCGACCCAAATATGTCCAAGGCCGACCTCGTGGACAAGATCCGCAAGACGGTCGCCACAATTCCCGGTAACCTTTTCGAGTATAGCCAGCCCATCGAACTGCGAATTAACGAACTCGTAGCGGGCGTACGTGGCGATCTGGCCATAAAGGTGTTCGGTGACGATTTCGAGGGGATCGCGCCCATCGTGCAACAGGTTATCCAGATCGTACAAAGCGTTCCTGGCGCTGCCGACGTGAAGGCCGGACAGACCGAGGGTTTCCCATCCTTAAGCATCGACATTAACCGGAAGGCAACGGCGCGGCATGGGCTGAATGTGGCCGACGTGCAAGACATCGTCGCCACAGCGGTCGGCGGACGCGAAGCGGGGCTGGTCTTTGAGGGAGACCGCCGGTTCGACATCGTCGTACGGTTGCCGGAGGAGCTTCGCTCGAATCTCAATGCGCTGGAACAGCTACCGGTTCCCTTGCCGCGTTCAGAGGGCATGCCTGCCGAACCACAGGGAGTCATGGGCCGAGACCCAGCAGGCAGCACGCTCCAAGGAACGATTTCGCTCGGTTCCATCGCCACTCTGTCGCTTACGGAGGGACTTGGCCAGATCAACCGAGAAGACGGCAAGCGTCGGCTCGTGGTGCAGGCCAATGTGCGCGGGCGAGACCTAGGTTCCTTCGTAGCGGAAGTGCGCAAACGCATCGATTCGGAGGTCAAGCTAACGCCGGGCACTTGGCTCGTCTGGGGCGGACAATACGAAAACCTGCTGGCGGCTCGCGAGAGGCTGATGATCGTGGTGCCATTCTGCTTCTTTATGATCTTCCTG
This region includes:
- a CDS encoding restriction endonuclease subunit S, whose protein sequence is MSALASCLAALPRSWQAKPLRAVADYTVSNVDKVPSDDELPVRLCNYTDVYNNDYINLSMDFMQSTATAGEIEKFHLRVGDVVITKDSESWDDIGVPALVTETDDDLVCGYHLAILRPRSGVLDGRFLFRCLQAKPIRVQLELAANGVTRFGIPKNAIGLMVLPVPSVEMQHAIADYLDRETGRLDALVAAKERVLELLAEKRRALITRAVTRGLNPNAPLRDSGLPWLGQIPKHWETKRAKWLFTERDERSETGDEELLSLRMELGLVPHNDVSEKTTRSEELIGYKKCSTREIVINRMRASSGLVAIAPQDGLVSPDYAVFKVSEDAYPEYFTLLFKTSLLQTVFRTASKGLGTGSSGFLRLYSEDFLGFWLPAPPKQDQEAIVAHIERETGKLDALRSATERTVALLKERRAALIAAAVTGQIDSADSGKLM
- a CDS encoding ImmA/IrrE family metallo-endopeptidase; protein product: MEQNRVNIAARMLRWARERSGRPDTYFAEHFPKFDAWERGETLPTLKQVEALAKATYTPVGYLFLSAPPEEALPIPDFRTLGDRPMAQPSPHLLETVYACQQRQAWYQEFARVTGEAPRAFVGSVSTADSVESVANAMRTALGFDLEARRSCPTWTDALRRFIEQADELGVLVMCSGVVRNNTHRPLDPEEFRGFALADPLAPLVFINGKDTKAAQMFTLAHELAHIWIGQSALSDAGAYAVPDHAVEAWCNRVAAELLAPLQLVRDEFRRDEELDAEVRRLARRFKVSTLVVLRRVFDAGGITRPEFQEAYSEEIARLRAVMSKSSGGGDFYLTQAARVSKRFARALVVSTLEGHTLYRDAFQMLGVAKVETFNEMGRNVGVYA
- a CDS encoding DUF4411 family protein; this encodes MAYLLDANVFIQAKNLHYGLDFCPAFWEWLEVENRNGNVFSIEKVGDEIEAGEDELAEWATLHGVEFFLPADAALLTTLGRVSNWVTQQHYDPAAVNTFLQVADYYLVAHALAHGHTVVTHEVPSPSARKVKIPNVCIGLGVRCITPFEMLRIERARFLLERRTGNAQMLLSGATS
- a CDS encoding DEAD/DEAH box helicase family protein; protein product: MSQTSEKAFETVIESCLLSHGYVSVPPEGFDRERAIFPETALTFIRETQPREWAKLEALHGAATGEQVLADLCKWMDTNGSLATLRHGFKCYGRTLRVAFFKAAHELNPELEERYAANRVGITRQLRFSPRSEHSLDVALSLNGIPIATAELKNPLTGQTVENALWQYRHDRDPREPIFEFRRRTLVHFAVDTEAVFMTTRLAGTATHFLPFNKGCDGGAGNPPDPNGRTYRTGYLWEEVLQRDSLLDMLARFLHLQVEEKRTDDGRKVKKETMIFPRYHQLQAVRTLVDAARREGVGNNYLIEHSAGSGKSNTIGWVAHRLASLHDAGNHRVFDSVIVITDRVVLDKQLQDTIYQFEHKRGVVQKIDERSRQLAEALENAVPVIITTLQKFPFVSRQLLKMAEERGEDGTGALPTRRCAVIIDEAHSSQGGESATDLKEVLGGEALREAAKRKAAEEGQEHLEKLFRSMAKRGRQANISFFAFTATPKHKTLAVFGRHGTPFHRYTMRQAIKEGFILDVLKNYTSYATYFRLLKACEDDPNVERKKAAKALARFLKLHPHNIAQKTEVMVEHFHAVTRHKIGGRAKAMVVTGSRLEAVRYKQSFDHYIRQRAYPIKTLVAFSGAVQDDKLPDVTYTEAGMNDGIREKELPERFGTAEYQVLLVAEKYQTGFDQPLLHTMYVDKRLAGLQAVQTLSRLNRTHPLKEDTFILDFVNDPEEIREAFKVYYEGAEMGEQVDPARMYQIKGELDASGIYLAEEVQRFCGIYFKPRQRQSPADHEAMNAALDPAVERFQHLQQEDEDEAELWRGKTQAFRNLYGFLSQVIPYQDSDLERLYVFLRHLAAKLPRRATGPGYDFDDEVRLEYYRLQKISEGSISLKDGIAKPLDGPTEVGSGMVREEAVPLSRLIDIVNERFGTDFNQADQLFFDQIVEAAIADEALKQAAAVNPGDKFELVFKNLLETLFVERMDQNEDIFARFMNDKSFQRVVTGWLSTEAYKRLRAAKAMSETQ
- a CDS encoding TolC family protein translates to MSTVLPALSEETDAAVTDSASTAPVDMRIGVLTLADAIALTLERNPNLAAFSWDIRAAEARQLQARLRPNPELTIEAEDVRLGRGPGTRTVRRTTGWSANGLTTQMDRESESGARGGFSEAQFTVSLSQLIELGGKRAKRMHLAARDRDVVAWDYEVARADILKKVAQGFVEVLVAQQRVALDDELVQLAEQVLQTVSARVNAGRVSPLEATKAETALSVARVQAESSKRGLDSARARLAALWGDKEANFERAEGDLDIVRTIPMLDDLVKRTDKNPDLARWRAELEKRQTAISVERSKAVPDLTVYAGFRSTGMPDSDVRGFGFGSDGLSRSSESSRSDGNWDNSVVLGFSVPLPLFNRNQGSIKEAEHLMAKAGEERRATDVQVHATLTESYQSLSAARTAITSLNESILPAATQTFASINEAYLQGKFGYLDVLDAQRTLFQARQQYLDALATYHQSAAEIERITGDPLWSNEELKSPQKEEK